The genome window CGGTCGGGCAGCGGGTCGAACCGGAGGTCGAGCAGGTGATGTTACGGGTAGCGACGCCCGGGTTCGAGAACGGGTTCGACATCCACACGGTCGCCGCGGCGCCCTGGAACAGGCCGATACCGCCACGCAGCTGGGTCTGGCGCTTGGTGTCGAACTTGTAGTTGAAGCCCGCGCGCGGCTGCCACAGCTTGTTGCCGTCGAAGGTCTTGGTGTTGTCGTAGCCAAAGCCGCCGGTCTGGCGCGCGAAGGTCGCGGCGTTGCCTGCGACGACAGGCGCGGCGGCGGCGCTGTTGCGGCGCGGGGTGCCGCCGACGTCGGTCAGGTCGACGCGCACGCCTGCGGTCACGGTCAGCTTGTTGTTGACGGTCCAGGTATCCTGCAGGAAGAAACCGGTGTTCTTCATGGTGAACTGGGCGATTGCGTCGTTCAGGGTGAAGCCCGGGGCTGCTTGCTGCAGGGTGTAGGAGGTCGGACGGCCGCGCGAGAAGTTCTCGTAGATGGCCGCGTCGATCTGCGACGCGCTGGCGTTGGCGCAGTTCAGGGTGCCGCCGCTGGCGACGCCCGGGACGGCGTTGTACGTGAAGTTGTTGTCGCAGGCGAAGGTGTAGTTGCCGAAGACGTTCTGCAGGAACGAGTTGTACACCTCGTTCTTGGTGTAGTCGGCGCCGCCCTTGATCTCGTGGTCGCCCCACAGGTAGTTCGCGCCCGCGTACAGGTCCAGGGTCTTGGTGCCCAGGACGTTGTTGTGGCGGCTGTTGTCAGTGCCGGTGTTCAGGAAACGGTTGCCGGTACGGGCGCCTGCCGGTGCGTCGGCCGGCAGCGGGCCGCTGAACTGGAAGGACATGGTCGGCAGGCGCGCGTTGTTGCGCGGGACCGAGTCGTAGTCACGGGTCGAAGCCTTGAATTCGGTCGAGAAGTTCGGGGTCCAGTCCGAGAACACCTGGGCCACCATGGTCTCGATGCTCTTCTGCTGGTTGTAGAACTGCGAGCTCAGCGAAACGCCGGTTGCCGAGAAGTTCGGGTAGATCGGCTCGTCCTGCTCGGTCTTCGAGTAGCGGAAGTTGGCACGGTGGTCGTCGTTGATGTTCCAGTCCAGCTTGACGGTGCGCTCTTCCGAGGTCATGAAGGCGCCGGTCGGGCCGGTGCCCAGGTCGATGCCATAACGGTCGCGGGCGATGCGCTGCACAGCGCCGATCTGGTTCTGGCTGACCGGCACGGTGGTGCCTGCGCCGCTGCCGATGGCGCCGAAGTCCGGGGTGCTGCGGCTGCTCTTGAAGTTTTCGGCCAGGGCGAAGATGAACAGGCGATCCTTGATCAGCGGGCCGCTGGCCCAGATGCCCTTGGTGGTGTCCTTGAACTTCGGCGGTTCCGAGTACTTGTCGGTGGTGCGGTCGTAGCGGTCGCCGGCCAGGGTGTCGTTACGGAACACGTAGTAGGCGCCGCCGTGGTACTGGTTGGTGCCCGACTTGGTGACGGCGTTGATGTTGCCGCCGGTGTAACCGCGCTGGGTCACGTCGTAGTTGGCGACGTTCACCTGCACCGAAGCGATGGCTTCCATCGAGATCGGCTGGCGCGCGGTCGGGCTGCCGTTCGATTCGAGGCCGAAGGTGTCGTTGACGGCCACGCCGTCGATGGTCAGGGTGTTGTAGCGCGAGTTCTGGCCGGCCACGGACAGTTCGCCGCGTTCCTTGTCGGTCTGCGAGACGCGCGGGTCGATACGCGCGAAGTCCTGCAGGTTGCGGTTGATCGAGGCCTGGGTCTCGAGGTCGGCGCGCGAGATGCTGGTCACCGAACCCATGTTGTTGCGTGCGAACAGCTCCGAACGGGCGGCCGAGCCGACCACGTTCACGGTCTGGATCGCCTGGCCGATGGTCGCGTCCACCGCGGCGGTTTCCGCCAGCTCGGTGAACACGTTTTCACGGCGCTCCGTGACGCCATCCTTGGTGATGACGATCGTGTAGGGACCACCCACGCGCAGGCCGCGCGCGATGTAGCGGCCTTCGGCGTCGGTGGTGACATTGCTGACAGAGCCGGATTCAGCGTGAATGATCTGCACCTGGGCATTCGCCGCGGGCTTGCCGTCCGCGCTCGAGATGCGGCCGCCGATGGCGGAGGTGGTGTTCTGCGCGAACGACGGCGTCGCCGCCAGTGCAACCGACAAGGCCAGCGCCAACTTGGTGAGCCGGAGCTGTTGTTGAGTGATCATCGATAACCCCAAAAAGAACTAATAGTTATATACGGGAACCCAGTGGGCGCCCTCTTTCAGTACTGCAAACCTGATTTGCTGCTGAATACACGGTGGCCTGGGAGCAGGCGGCGGGCGATTGTAGCGTTCCAATATGACAACGAAGTTACGTGCCCTACAACAACTGATATGACGAATTCCTTCGGCAATATGCATTAGTTGTTAACAAGGCGGCAAATTCGATTTCGCTTAGCTATTTATACGTTTGACCTATAAATAGCCGAAGTTAGGTTGTAATTACGCTACAAACTAGATGTTTCTTCAAGCAAATTCCAAGGCGCGATTATACGTATCGAGCAAGAAGGCGAGATTGTTTTGCTGAAATATTCAGCAAACCGAAAGTTTGGCGGGATTTTTTGTCGCGACTTGGCCACAAATGATGACACGGCGATAAGTTGTGGCCGAAAAGTCAGCCTTCCGGCGTAACCGGAAGGCGATCCGGGCGAGCGCCCGGACCTGTAGGACGACTCAAGGCGCCTTGGCGGCGGTCTTGGCGAGACGGGCGATTTTCGCCTCGAAATCAGCGAAACGTTGATCCAGTTGGCGGGTCAAACGTTGCTTTTCTGCCACTGGCAGGAAGGCGTAGCGGATGCTGTTGTACGAGGTCTTCTTCATCTCCGCATAGCTCGGCTTGTAGCGGCTGGCGAACAGCACGTACTCGTTCGACAGCGTGTGGCGGGTGACGCCGGCGTCGTCGGTCGAGATCACGTAGGGCACGCCATACTTGCGGTACAGGTTGATCGGATGATGGCTACCTTCGACCCCGTTGATGAAGGCGTTCGAGGTCAGGTTGATCTCGACCGGGATGTCCTTCTCGCGCATGGTCTGCATGATGCCGGTGGCATTGGTCTCGTGGGCGAGGTCCAGGCCGTGGCCGATGCGGTTGGCCCCCGCCACCGTCAGCGCCTGGTCGATGTGGAACTTCAGGCCCTCGGGCGGCACGTCGCCCATGGCCAGCTCACCCGCGTGCAGGGCCACCTTGACGTCCGGGTAGACCGACTTCAAAAAGCGGAACATCTTCATGTGCAGGGCGTAGTCGCGCATCGAGATGTTGGTGCTTTCCTGGCCGACGATGTTCACGCCGACGATCTTGTCGCTGCTCTTGGCCGCCTTGAAACCCGAGACCATGGACGAGAACACCAGCGACGGGTTCAGCAGGCGCAGCACATAGGTCTGGTAGCGCATGGTGAAGCGCTCGTCGTCGATGCCTTCCGAGGAATCGACGATCCTGGCGACGAAGTCGGCGATGGTCTTGTTGAAGGCCGGGTCCTTGTCCAGCACCGCGAACCAGGCGCGCATCTGGGCATCGAAAGCCGCGTCGTCGTTCGCGTTCTGCCAGGCCTTGGCGTCGAAGTCCGGGTTGGCGACGGCCGGCGACAGCTTGAACATGGTCTCGATGTAGCTGACGTTCTCGGCGATGGCGCGCTTCTTGAGTTCCTGCAGGCCTTCCTTGAAGTTCGAATTTGACACCGGGCCGAAGTAGCCGAAGGTCTGGAAGAACAGGCGGTCCGGCGGCGGCTGCAGGGCGCCGTGGTTGAAGAAGTCCTTGTTCGACCAGCGCTGCAGCAGCTCGCGCCAGGTGTGATCGTCGGCATAGATCTCGGCGCTGCTCAGGCAGTTGCGTTCGGCGGCCGGCTTGGCGCGTTCGGCCGCGACCAGGGCCTTGTCGGTTTCGATGCGGTAGGTCTGCTTGTTGACGCAATAGCCCTGGCGGTCGACGAAGTCGACGTACTGCTCGACGTAGATCGCGCCCGAATAATGGTGGTGCAGGTCGCCGCCCTTGGGCATCTGGGTGAAGAACAGGGTCAGCTCGGCCATGTTGGGCTGGCTGCCGGCGATCAGGGAGGCGTAGTGGCGGGCGGTGGCGGCCTCGTTCGGGCTGGTCGCCGGGCCTTTGGCCAGTGCCGGCTGGGCGGCGAGGGCCAGCGCCAGCAGCGCGCCGGCGGTCAGGGGTGTGCGCATGGGTGTGGTCTTTCCGGATCGTTAACTCGGCAGCAGGGCTGCCTGGACCGCGTCACTCTAACTGCTTGGGGTGGGGTTTGCAATATGGCAGGGGTTGGGGCTGGGGGTGGGCGGGCAAACTTGGATCCCGGCCTCCGCCGGGATGACGTTCTAACGGACGTAGCCGAAGCCGCGCGGCCAGGTGTGCCCTCCAACTCCAAACAACGTCATCCCGGCGGAGGCCGGGATCCAAGTCCTACGCGCGCCGATGCACCCGCTCGCCCCCCGAGTACGTCTCGAACACCGCCCTATCATCCCCCAGCAAAGCCAGCGCGAACAGCAGCTCCTCCAGCGACTCGCAACGCCCCGTCCTGCGCGCCATCAGCGGCGTCGCCTTCGGATCGAGCACCACGAAGTCCGCCTCCCTCCCCGGCGCGAAGCTGCCGATCGTGTCCTCCAGCCGCATCGCCCGCGCCGCCCCCAGGGTGGCGAGATAGAACATGCGCAGCGCCGGCAGGTAGCTGCCCTTCAGGCGCGCCACCTTGTAGGCCTCGTTCATGGTCTGCAGCATCGAGAACGAGGTCCCCGCCCCCACGTCGGTCCCGAGCGAGAGCAAGGCCCCGGCGCCGTCGGCGCGCTCGAAGTCGAACAGGCCGCTGCCCAGGAACAGGTTGGACGTAGGGCACACCGCCGCCGCCGAACCCGTGGCCGCCATGCGCGCGAAGTCCTCGTCGTCCAGCCAGATGCAGTGGCCGAACAGCGCGCGCGGGCGCATCAGCCCGAAGCGCTCGTAGACGTCGAGGTAGCTGCGCGCCTGGGGGAACAGTTCGCGCACCCAGCTGCACTCGTCCTTGTTCTCGGAGACGTGGGTCTGGATGAAGGTGTCCGGGTACTGGGCCGCCAGCTCGCCCGTCAGGCGCAACTGGGTGTCGGTGGAGGTCGGCGCGAAGCGCGGCGTGATCGCGTACAGCGAGCGGCCGCGCTTGTGCCACTTCCGGATCAGGGACTCGCTCTCGCCCAGTTCGCCTTCGGCGTCGCGCAGGAAGTCAGGGGCGTGGCGGTCCATCAGCACCTTGCCGGCCACCATGCGCAGGCCGCGCGCCTCGCTCGCCTCGAAGAAGGCGTCCACCGAACCCGGATGCACGGTGCAATAGACCACCGCCGTGGTGGTCCCGCAGCGCAGCAGCTCCTCGAGGAAGAAGTCGGCCGTGGCGCGCGCGTGCGCCGGGTCCTCGAAGCGGCGCTCGGTCGGGAAGGTATAGGTCTCCAGCCAGGGCAGCAGGCCCGGCGCCGGCGAGGCGATCATGTCCGTCTGCGGGTAATGCAGGTGGGTGTCGATGAAGCCCGGCGTGATCAGCTTGCCGCGCAGGTCGACCGGTTCGAGGCCGGGCGGCAGGCTCGCTACGAGCCGCGCATGGTCGCCGGCGGCCTTGACGCGGCCGTCCTCGACCACCAGCAGGCCATCCTCGTGCCAGGCGTAGGCCTCGCCGTCGAAGGCCGGGTCGGCGTGAAAATGCAGCAAGCTCGCTCGGTAGGCTTGCACGGTATGCGGTGCGGTGGACATCAGTTGGATTCCGAAGATAGATCAGGGTGTGCGGCGGCTTCCCACACGGTGAGCAGCTGGGCCGCGCAGGACGCGGCGATGACCGCCGGCGCCTTGCCGGCGATGCCCGGCAGGCCGATCGGGCAGACCATGTCGGCCAGGCGGGCTTCCAGGATGCCGCGTTCGCGCAGGCGGTGCTCGAACTGGCGGCGCTTGGTCTCGGAGCCGATCAGGCCGAACCAGTCGCCGGCAGGCCGCGACAATATCGCGTGCGCGAGGCGCAGGTCAAGTGCGTGGCTGTGGGTCATGACGAGGAAGCTGGCGCCGGGCGGCGCGCTGTCCACCAGGGCTTCCGGGGTATCGGTCGCTTCCAGCCTGACGTTGGGCGGGACCTCGGCCGGGAACAGGTCCTCGCGCTGGTCGACCCAGGTGACGCGGCAGGGCAGCTCGGCCAGGGCGCGCACGATGGCCGCGCCGACGTGGCCGGCGCCGAACAGCACCAGATGCGCGCGCGGCGCGCGCACGGCGTCGACCAGCCAGCGCCGGCCGCCCTCCTCGATCACGCGGGTCTCGCCTTCAAGGCTGAAGGCCGGGCCGGCCTGGCCGGCCAGCAGCCGGCCCTGGGCATCGACCAGGCCCCATTGCGCCTGCCCGTCGAGCGCGACCACGCGCCAGCTGTCCTCGTCGCGGCGGGCGGCCAGCAGCGCGAGCTGGGAATCGTCGGCCGGCTCGAAGGCCAGCCAGGCGATGCCGCCGCAGCACTGGCCGAGGCTGGGGCCGAGCGGGAAGCGTTCCAGGCAGGGTCCGCGCCCATCCTCCAGCATCGCGCGCGCGATGTCGAGGGCGCGGTGCTCCAGGTGGCCGCCGCCGATGGTCCCGTCGAAGCTGTCGCGCCGCACCAGCATGCGCGCGCCCGGCTCGCGCGGCACGGAGCCCTCGACCCGCGCCACGGTCACCAGCACCGCCGGGGCCTGCTCCCCGTGTGTGAGCCAGTCGCGCATCAGGCGCCCTGCTCCATCGTCGCGGCAGCCGCCTCGACCGCGGCCACGGCATTCAGTATTTCCTCGCAGGTCGCCGGCGCGTTGAGCGGCGGGTTGATCCTGTGGCCGCCGACCGCCGAGATGGCGTCGCGGATCGCGAAGAACACCGAGAAGGGCAGCAGCAGCGGCGGTTCGCCCACCGCCTTGGAGCGGTGGATGCTGTCCTCGACATTGGCGTTGTCGAACAGGCGCACGCGGAAGTCCTCCGGGCAGTCCGAGACGCTCGGGATCTTGTAGGTCGAGGGCGCGTGCGTCATCAGCTTGCCCGCCTCGTTCCACTTCAGTTCCTCGGTGGTGAGCCAGCCCATGCCCTGGATGAAGGCGCCCTCCACCTGGCCGATGTCGAGCGCCGGGTTGAGCGAGCGGCCGGCGTCGTAGAGGGCGTCCACGCGCGCCAGCTTCCATTCGCCGGTGAGGGTGTCGACGATGACTTCGGACACCGCCGCGCCATAGGCGTAGTAGGAGAAGGGATGGCCGCTCATGGTCTTGGGGTCCCAGTGCAGGCCGGGGGTGGCGTAGAAGCCGTCCGACCACAGCTGCACGCGCGCGAGATAGGCCTTGGCCACCAGCTCCGCGAAGGGCAGCGCCAGGCCGACCACGAACACGGTGTCGGCCGCGAAGCGCACTTCATCGGCCGCGCCGCCGTACTGCCGCGCGGCGAATTCGGCCAGGCGCTGGCGGATGGTGCGCGCGGCGTCCTGCGCGGCCTTGCCGTTCAGGTCGGCGCCGGTGGAGGCGGCGGTGGCCGAGGTATTGGCGACCTTGCCGGTGTGGGTGGCGGTGGCGCGTACGCGCGCCATGTCCACGCCCAGCTCATGGGCCACCACCTGCATCACCTTGGTGTTGATGCCCTGTCCCATCTCGGTCCCGCCGTGGTTCACCAGGATCGAGCCGTCCACGTAGACGTGCACGAGGGCGCCGGCCTGGTTCAGGTGGGTCACGTTGAAGGCGATGCCGAACTTGACCGGCGTGAGCGCCAGGCCCTTCTTGAGCACCGGGCTGTCGCGGTTGAAGTCGGCGATGGCGGCGCGGCGCGCGCGATAGGCGCTGCTTTCCTCCAGTTCGGCCACCAGCTCGTGGATCACGTTGTCGACGATCTCCTGGCCGTAGGGCGTGACATTGCGCTCGCCCCGGCCATAGAAATTCAGGCGCCGGATGTCGAGCGGATCGCGGCCGAGATGGCGCGCGATCTCGTCGATCGCGTATTCGATCGCGATCGCGCCCTGCGGCCCGCCGAAGCCGCGGAAGGCGGTGTTGGACTGGGTGTTGGTCTTGCCGCAGGCGGCGCGGATCTCGACGTCGGACAGGTAGTAGGTGTTGTCGAAGTGGCAGACGGCGCGCGTGGCCACCGGCCCCGACAGGTCGGCGGAGAAGCCGGCGCGCGAGACCATGTCGACCTTGGCGGCCAGGATCCGGCCCTCGGAGTCGTAGCCGATCTCGTACAGGTAGTGGAAGCAGTGGCGCTTGCCGGTGACCAGCATGTCGTCGTCGCGGTCGGCGCGCAGCTTGACCGGGCGGCGCAGGCGCGCGGCGGCGATGGCGGCAGCCGCCGCCCACAGGGCCGACTGCGATTCCTTGCCGCCGAAGCCCCCGCCCATGCGGCGGCACTCGAC of Massilia sp. KIM contains these proteins:
- a CDS encoding TonB-dependent receptor, coding for MITQQQLRLTKLALALSVALAATPSFAQNTTSAIGGRISSADGKPAANAQVQIIHAESGSVSNVTTDAEGRYIARGLRVGGPYTIVITKDGVTERRENVFTELAETAAVDATIGQAIQTVNVVGSAARSELFARNNMGSVTSISRADLETQASINRNLQDFARIDPRVSQTDKERGELSVAGQNSRYNTLTIDGVAVNDTFGLESNGSPTARQPISMEAIASVQVNVANYDVTQRGYTGGNINAVTKSGTNQYHGGAYYVFRNDTLAGDRYDRTTDKYSEPPKFKDTTKGIWASGPLIKDRLFIFALAENFKSSRSTPDFGAIGSGAGTTVPVSQNQIGAVQRIARDRYGIDLGTGPTGAFMTSEERTVKLDWNINDDHRANFRYSKTEQDEPIYPNFSATGVSLSSQFYNQQKSIETMVAQVFSDWTPNFSTEFKASTRDYDSVPRNNARLPTMSFQFSGPLPADAPAGARTGNRFLNTGTDNSRHNNVLGTKTLDLYAGANYLWGDHEIKGGADYTKNEVYNSFLQNVFGNYTFACDNNFTYNAVPGVASGGTLNCANASASQIDAAIYENFSRGRPTSYTLQQAAPGFTLNDAIAQFTMKNTGFFLQDTWTVNNKLTVTAGVRVDLTDVGGTPRRNSAAAAPVVAGNAATFARQTGGFGYDNTKTFDGNKLWQPRAGFNYKFDTKRQTQLRGGIGLFQGAAATVWMSNPFSNPGVATRNITCSTSGSTRCPTGDNLFSPNPDTQQVVNGAPPAANVDILAPGLKQPSIWKANLALEHELPVGGLVMGAEVLLTENKDAIFYRNLNVGGPTRIGKDGRELYYNAQGLDASCYSFTNNAVTVARNCTATTKALSNLAFNNVLLADHTSKGDAKLMTVSVTSPTRKGFGWSVAYTYTEATEVSPLTSSTSNSNWSGRSVFNPNEEVAANSSYLVKERINARLSWEKRFFGNYRTRVGVFYEGREGKPYSWTINNDLNGDGLAGNDLMYIPSAFGSGEVVFYGDTATNHANEQRFWDIVNANKVLRKAAGGVVKRNSDFSRWTNSFDVKITQEIPGFSSKHKASFALDILNFGNLLNKKWGRIEEVGFQSAGAQARSFVDYVGLDPQGRYVYAVRNNVEDLNVRQSRGESQWAIQATVKYEF
- a CDS encoding adenosine deaminase → MRTPLTAGALLALALAAQPALAKGPATSPNEAATARHYASLIAGSQPNMAELTLFFTQMPKGGDLHHHYSGAIYVEQYVDFVDRQGYCVNKQTYRIETDKALVAAERAKPAAERNCLSSAEIYADDHTWRELLQRWSNKDFFNHGALQPPPDRLFFQTFGYFGPVSNSNFKEGLQELKKRAIAENVSYIETMFKLSPAVANPDFDAKAWQNANDDAAFDAQMRAWFAVLDKDPAFNKTIADFVARIVDSSEGIDDERFTMRYQTYVLRLLNPSLVFSSMVSGFKAAKSSDKIVGVNIVGQESTNISMRDYALHMKMFRFLKSVYPDVKVALHAGELAMGDVPPEGLKFHIDQALTVAGANRIGHGLDLAHETNATGIMQTMREKDIPVEINLTSNAFINGVEGSHHPINLYRKYGVPYVISTDDAGVTRHTLSNEYVLFASRYKPSYAEMKKTSYNSIRYAFLPVAEKQRLTRQLDQRFADFEAKIARLAKTAAKAP
- the guaD gene encoding guanine deaminase — encoded protein: MSTAPHTVQAYRASLLHFHADPAFDGEAYAWHEDGLLVVEDGRVKAAGDHARLVASLPPGLEPVDLRGKLITPGFIDTHLHYPQTDMIASPAPGLLPWLETYTFPTERRFEDPAHARATADFFLEELLRCGTTTAVVYCTVHPGSVDAFFEASEARGLRMVAGKVLMDRHAPDFLRDAEGELGESESLIRKWHKRGRSLYAITPRFAPTSTDTQLRLTGELAAQYPDTFIQTHVSENKDECSWVRELFPQARSYLDVYERFGLMRPRALFGHCIWLDDEDFARMAATGSAAAVCPTSNLFLGSGLFDFERADGAGALLSLGTDVGAGTSFSMLQTMNEAYKVARLKGSYLPALRMFYLATLGAARAMRLEDTIGSFAPGREADFVVLDPKATPLMARRTGRCESLEELLFALALLGDDRAVFETYSGGERVHRRA
- the xdhC gene encoding xanthine dehydrogenase accessory protein XdhC translates to MRDWLTHGEQAPAVLVTVARVEGSVPREPGARMLVRRDSFDGTIGGGHLEHRALDIARAMLEDGRGPCLERFPLGPSLGQCCGGIAWLAFEPADDSQLALLAARRDEDSWRVVALDGQAQWGLVDAQGRLLAGQAGPAFSLEGETRVIEEGGRRWLVDAVRAPRAHLVLFGAGHVGAAIVRALAELPCRVTWVDQREDLFPAEVPPNVRLEATDTPEALVDSAPPGASFLVMTHSHALDLRLAHAILSRPAGDWFGLIGSETKRRQFEHRLRERGILEARLADMVCPIGLPGIAGKAPAVIAASCAAQLLTVWEAAAHPDLSSESN
- the xdhB gene encoding xanthine dehydrogenase molybdopterin binding subunit; this encodes MNDSTIPSLAAWREVGRARPHESAELHVLGQATYTDDIAELAGTLHAALGLSSRPHARIAAIDLEPVLASRGVVAVLSAADIPGLNDCGPIIHDDPILADGLVQYVGQPIFIVVADSHDNARRAARLAKVSYEDLPAILSPQQARAAQSWVLPPMRLARGDAEQAFARAPHLLKGELHVGGQEQFYLEGQIAYAIPGEDRGMHVYCSTQHPSEMQHVVAHALGLHSHHVTVECRRMGGGFGGKESQSALWAAAAAIAAARLRRPVKLRADRDDDMLVTGKRHCFHYLYEIGYDSEGRILAAKVDMVSRAGFSADLSGPVATRAVCHFDNTYYLSDVEIRAACGKTNTQSNTAFRGFGGPQGAIAIEYAIDEIARHLGRDPLDIRRLNFYGRGERNVTPYGQEIVDNVIHELVAELEESSAYRARRAAIADFNRDSPVLKKGLALTPVKFGIAFNVTHLNQAGALVHVYVDGSILVNHGGTEMGQGINTKVMQVVAHELGVDMARVRATATHTGKVANTSATAASTGADLNGKAAQDAARTIRQRLAEFAARQYGGAADEVRFAADTVFVVGLALPFAELVAKAYLARVQLWSDGFYATPGLHWDPKTMSGHPFSYYAYGAAVSEVIVDTLTGEWKLARVDALYDAGRSLNPALDIGQVEGAFIQGMGWLTTEELKWNEAGKLMTHAPSTYKIPSVSDCPEDFRVRLFDNANVEDSIHRSKAVGEPPLLLPFSVFFAIRDAISAVGGHRINPPLNAPATCEEILNAVAAVEAAAATMEQGA